TGGCGCGAAAAAAATCGGATGCCATCCCTCCGTTCCGCCGATTTGATTGAGCTGGGGCGAGTAATTCAATGGTATCTGGGGCGGCCCTACAAACCGGCGACACGCCATGACCGGGGACTCGACTGCAGCCGATTCACGATGGAAGTCTTTCGCAAATTTAACGGCACCGAATTGCCCCGTTCTTCCGAAGAGCAGTTTCGAACCGGTCGCAGTGTCAATCGGGACAGACTGCAATTTGGCGACCTGGTCTTTTTCAAAATCGACGGCCGGCAGATCTCGCATGTCGGAATTTTTATAGATTACGGCGAATTCATTCATGCCTCGGAATCGACCGGCATTATGATTTCCCGCTTTGATGATGAGTACTGGCGACGGCGATATGCCGGGGCGAGAAGAATTCTCTACTGATTTGCGGGGCATGGGGAAGTTGCCGCCCGACTTGCTTTCAGCGTAAAAAGAATATGAAAGACGATAATTTAAATCTTAAACTCAAGAATCTGCCCGACGCTCCCGGGGTTTATCTCTTTCGTGATAAGGAGCGAAAAATCATCTATATCGGCAAGGCGAAAAGTCTGCGCAACCGGGTGCGGACTTATTTTCAAGCGGGACAGCGGCACGACACGAAAACAGCCCGCTTGGTCTCGGTCATTGATGATTTTGACCTGCTTGTGACCGATTCGGAAATCGAGGCGATGATATTGGAAGCGAATCTGGTCAAAGAGCACAAACCCCGCTACAACGTAAATCTCAAGGATGACAAGCATTTTCCATATATCAAAGTGACGGTCAATGAGCCTTTTCCGCGAATTCTGGTAGTGCGGAGGCTGGCAAAGGACGGAGCCCGCTATTTTGGACCTTTTACCAGCGCCAAAGGAATGCGTAAGACTATCAAATTTCTCAGCAATCTTTTCCGGATTCGTTCCTGTAATCTTACCATCCCGCATCCTTCAGGAAAGCTCCAGAAAGTCTGCCTTGATTATCATATAGGTCGCTGCGGCGGTCCCTGTGAAGGATTACAGACCGAAAAGGAGTATCGCCAGCAGGTGGAATCGGTGCTTATGTATCTCTCCGGGAAAAGCGAGACTCTCATTTCAGAATTGAAAAGACAGATGGAATCGCATTCGCGCCGAATGAAATTCGAGGAAGCGGGGAGAGTCCGCGACCAGATTACGGCGCTGGAATCGGTCCGCCAGAAGCAGAAAGTCGACGCCGGAGTGGTCATTGACCGTGACATTATCGCCTTTGCCCGCGAAGCCTCCGATACGGTTGCGGTGGTTCTTCAGATAAGGGAGGGGATTCTTATAGGCCGCCAGGACTTTCAGCTGGCGTCAGAAGCGGAAGAAACCGATGAGGAGGTTCTCTCCAGCTTCGTTCGTCAGTACTATAACAATCAACCGAATCTTCCCGACAATATCTATCTCCCGCTGACGATTCCCGACGCCCCTTTAATAGCCCGCTGGCTCTCCGAAGTGAGAGAGAAAAAAGTGACCGTGCATACTCCTCTGAAAGGAGAGAAACTTCGTCTGGTCGATATGGCGGCGGCAAACGCGCGGCTCCTTCTGGATGAGCTCCTTATTCAAAAGAAGGCGTTCAAAGAGCGGCTCTCCGGCGCGGTGCAAGCCTTGAAAAGCGACCTGCGTATGGAGCACTCCCCCCGCACCATTGCCTGTGTCGATATCTCCAACACCGGCGCCACTGATGCCGTCGGCTCCCTGGTCTATTTCGATAACGGCAAACCTCGCAAGTCGGAATACCGTCATTTCAAAATAAAGGAAATCAAAGGGCAGGATGACTTCGCCATGATGCGGGAAGTAGTGGGGCGATATTTCTATCGTCTGAAACAGGAGAAGAAAGAACCGCCGGACCTGCTGGTCGTTGATGGCGGCAAAGGGCAACTGAATTCCGTCCTCAAAGAACTGGCGTCGCTCGGTTTCACCCACCAGCAGATTCTGGGGCTGGCAAAGCGGCTGGAGGAGGTCTATCTGCCGGGCAATTCTGAGCCTTTGACCATCCCGAAATCTTCTCCCGGGCTGGCGCTTCTCAAGCGCCTTCGCGATGAGGCGCATCGCTTTGCCGTTGAATACAACCGCCACGTTCGCTCGCGGCGGACCATTAAATCGGCTCTCGATGCCCTGGAAGGAATCGGACCGAAACGAAGAGACCTGCTTCTCAAGCAGTTCGGCTCCGTCAAAGGTATCAAAGATGCCTCTCTGACCGACCTTCTCGCCGTCAAAGGGCTGCCAAAAGGGCTGGCGGAGAAAATTCATCGGACATATCACCCCGCCGCCAATTGACCGGCACAATTTCAGGATTGTCTTGTAAACTAAAAGATATAAATTTGAATTTATGCCCTCAACCGAAGAAAAGATTTTCACCGTCACCGCCATCACGCGGGCGATAAGATACACTCTCGAGGAAACCTTCCCCTCAATCTGGGTGGAAGGGGAAATCTCCAATTATCTGCATCATTCTTCAGGGCATCGCTATCTTTCATTGAAAGACGAGAACGCCGCTCTCAAAGTAACTATCTGGCGGTCAGCCGGACAGTATCTGAAATTCGAGCCGGAAGACGGCATGAAAGTCCGTGTCTTCGGCGACATTACCGTCTATGAAAAAGGCGGTTCCTATCAGCTCAATGCCCGAAAAATAGTCCCTGTCGGTGTCGGTGAACTGGAGGTGGCATTCCGGCAATTATACGAAAGATTGCAGAAGGAAGGACTCTTTGAGCCCTCCCGCAAAAAACCGCTGCCGGAATATCCGCTGAAAGTGGGAATCGTGACCTCGCCGACCGGCGCCGCCATCCGCGATATTATCCAAATCGCCCGGCGCCGCAATGATGCCGTTCAGCTGGTTATTTATCCGGCTCAGGTTCAGGGCGAGGGCGCGCCGCAGACCCTCATTGCCGGAATCGAATATTTCAACAGCCGCGACGATATTGACATCGTCATCGTCGGCCGCGGCGGCGGTTCCCTGGAAGACCTCTGGGCGTTTAATGATGAATCGCTGGTGCGAGCCATTGCCGCATCAAAAAAGCCGGTCGTCTCCGCCGTAGGGCATGAAATCGATATCACCCTCTCCGACCTGGTCGCCGACCTGCGGGCGCCGACTCCTTCCGCCGCGGCGGAGCTGGTCATTTGGGATAAGAAAGAATTCCTCCGCTTCCTGACCGATAGCCTGATTGCCCTGCGGCGTCTTTTATCGGAAATGACTTTATCCCGACGGGAACGACTCGCCCAGCTGATTAGCCGCCCCGTTTTTGTCCGCCCGGAAAGTATGATTAGAGAAAAAGAACAATCGCTCGATTTCCTCCGCAAACATCTGGAAGGAGCGGGAAAATTACTGTTGGAAAAAGAGAAAAATCGTTTATCTTTGCTTCTGTCCCGGCTGGAATCGCTGTCACCGCTGGCAATTCTGAGTCGGGGGTACGCCGTAATAAAGAATGTGCCGTCAGGAATTCCGGTGAAATCTATAGAGGGATTGAAAATTGATGGGCTGGTCGAGACAGTATTGAAGGATGGCTCCGCGGTGGCTCAGATAAAAGAAATCAAGTGACTCTCTTATGACTTCCAGAAAAAAATTCAAGGACTTTGAAACCGCTCTCTCCCGTCTTGAGGAGATTACCGCTAAGCTGGAATCGGGCGATTCCACCCTGGAGGAAGCGATTGCCCTTTATACCGAAGGGATGGAAATCGCCGCCTTCTGCACCGGCAAACTGGCCGAAGCCGAAAAGAAAATTGTGGCTCTGAAAAAGATAGACAATTCTCTGACCGAAGTCTCCTTTGAGACCGAGCCCTCCCCGGGAAACTCGACCGGTGATGATAATGAAGACTGAGCCGGCTTCCATAGGCATGGATTATCTGGAGCAGAAACGGCGCCGGATTGACCAACTGCTTGACCATTATCTGCCCTCCGAAAAACTGTATCCGCAGAAACTCCATCAGGCGCTCCGGTATTCCGTTCTTGCCGGCGGCAAGAGGATTCGCCCCATTCTGGCATTGATGGCATATGAGTCTTTTGGCGGTCGCAACGAAGAGATTATCAATCCCGCCGCCTGCGCCATAGAGTTCGTTCATACCTATTCTTTGATACATGATGACCTCCCCTGTATGGATGATGATGACCTCCGCCGGGGAATGCCGACTTTGCATCGCAAATTTGATGAGGCCACCGCCGTACTTGCCGGTGACGCCCTGCATGACCTCGCCTTCCAGCTTCTTGCCCAGACCGGAAATCCGCGGGTGGTAAGTGAGCTGGCGGAAGCGATTGGCACCTTCGGCATGCTGGGAGGACAGATGGCTGATGTCGAAGCCGAGGGCAAAGATATCTCCTTCGAGCAGATAAGTTACATTCATACCCACAAGACCGGTTCTCTCATACGCGGCTCGCTCCGCATTGGCGGCATTCTCGCAGGTATAAGTGAAGAATCACTGGTGAAACTGACACAATATGGCGAAAGAGTCGGACTCGCTTTTCAGATTATTGATGATATCCTGGACGTCGAAGGCGACCAGAGAAAATTGGGAAAGAATATCGGCAGCGATTGTAAGAATAAGAAAGCGACCTATCCGGGAACGGTGGGGATGGAAAAAGCCCGCCTTGATGCCGACCGGCTGATTGACGAGGCCATCGCCATAAGCGAAGAATTACCGCTTAAAGACAATCACTTTGCCTTCATTGCCCGTTACATAGGACAGAGAGAAAGTTGAAAATGGGTCTCTTGGATAAAATCAAAGATTCTTCGGATATCAGTCAACTCGATGAGACAACCCTGGTTGAACTGGCGGAAGAAATTCGCCAGGAGATTATCTCCGTAGTGGCGGAGACGGGCGGACATCTCGCTTCCAATCTGGGCGCGGTCGAACTGACCCTGGCTTTGCACCATTGCTTCAAGATTCCCGAAGACAAGATTATCTGGGATGTAGGGCATCAATGCTACGTGCACAAAATGCTGACCGGCCGCCGGGACCGACTCAGAACGCTTCGTCAGTATAACGGCTTAGCCGGTTTTCCCAAGCGCGAAGAATCCCCCGCCGACCCCTTTGGCGCCGGACATGCCTCGACCGCTATCTCCGCGGCTCTCGGATTTGCTGCCTCCCGCGATAATCTGGGGGAGAATTATCAGGTTGTGGCGGTGGTCGGTGATGGCGCCCTGACCGGAGGACTCGCATACGAGGGGCTCAATAATGCCGGAGCCTCCAAAAAGAACCTCCTGGTAATTCTCAACGACAATAATATGTCTATCTCCAAAAACGTCGGGGCGATCTCGAAATACTTGACCAACATCATGGCAGACCAGAGATTCAATAAACTCCGCAATGAAGTCTGGGAACTGACCGGGAAATTCAAACGGCGCGACAAAATCCGTACTATTGTTTCCAACTTGGAAGATTCCATAAAAGGGCTCTTTGTGCCGGGATATCTCTTTGACAAACTCGGTTTCAGATATTTTGGACCGATTGACGGTCATGACCTGCCCCTTCTTATCAAGACTATCAATCAGATTAAAGACCTCTCCGGTCCCAAAATGCTTCATATCGCCACTGTCAAAGGGAAAGGATACCCGCCGGCCGAGGCCGATGCGATGAAATATCATGGAGTAGGCGCCTTCGACAAGATTACCGGCAAGGCCAATCCAACAGCCGGACTCCCGCAGTACACCACTGTCTTCGGCGAGACCATGCTGGAACTGGCAGCGGCTGACAAAAGAGTAATAGCCGTCACCGCCGCCATGACCTCCGGGACCGGGCTTTCCAAATTCGCCGAAAAATTCCCGGAGCGGTTCTATGATGTCGGCATCGCCGAAGCCCACGCCAGCTGTTTTGCCGCCGGCCTTGCCGCCAGCGGCTCCCGACCGTTTGTCGCCATATATTCTACCTTCCTCCAGAGAGCCTACGACCAGGTCATTCATGATATCGCCCTGCAGAAACTTCCGGTCGTCTTTTGCATCGACCGCGCCGGTCTGGTCGGCGAGGATGGCCCCACTCACCATGGATGCTTCGATATCGCCTACCTCTCAGCCGTGCCAAAGATGACCATCATGGCGCCTAAAGATGGTGATGAATTCCGCTCCATGCTTTTCTTGGCCTTAAAGAGGAATCTTGAGGGACCCTGCGCCATTCGCTACCCTCGCGCATCCGTGCCTAAACCGATGACAAATATCATTGAAGATATTGAGTGGGGGCGATGGGAAAAAATCCAAACCTCCGGCGATACGGTCTTAATTGCGTATGGCACCATGGTAACCATTGCCCGTGAGGTCGCCGAAATACTCAAGGAGGAAAAGGAACTGGCAATCATCAATGCCCGGTTTGTCAAACCGCTCGATTATGATACCCTTGAATACTGCCTCGATACATACCGCAATATTATTACGGTTGAAGAGGCGGCTGCCGGCGGCGGGCTCGGTCAGGCGGTCGGCGGCTATCTGGCGACGCGCGGTTTCCGGGGTCGCTTTGAGTCATTCGCCATTCCGGACGAGTTCATCCACCACGGCAATAGGAAAATTTTGCTGGAAGATATCGGACTCACAGCCGACGCCGTGGCTGAATTTGTTCGAAAATTCCAGTCGCCGCGGCGGACCTTCCTGCAAAAGATAACTTTCCGCAAAGGCGCAGCCGCCGAGCTTCCGGCCCGCGCCGCGGGCAATGGCGTGCAACAAAAACATCTCTTCAAATAATATGCGCTTCGCCATAATCGCCAATTTGCAGCGCCCCGATGCCAACGACACCGTTGTCGCCGCCATCAATTGGTGCCTCAAAAACAAGCATGAAGTCTGCCTCTGTGATGACATCGCCGGCGATATCAAAATAAATGTTGACACCTGTCCTCGCAGCGAACTTTCCCGCTGCGCCGATATTATTATTTCCATGGGGGGCGATGGCACCATCCTTGCCTCCGTCAGAACCCTGGGACATAATTCCCTTCCGATTCTGGGAATCAATCTCGGCTCGCTCGGGTTCTTGACTCAGATTACCGCCGACCGGATGTCCGAAGCGCTCGACCGCATTGCCCGCGGCGACTATAAAATTGAGGACCGGATGGTTCTCAAGACCGAGGTCATCAACGACAACCAGCCGCAGAGCCCCTATGCCTTAAACGATGTCGTCATCGATAAAGGGAATATCAGCCGCGTCATCAATCTCAGCCTTTATGCTGATGGTGAATATATTTCGTCTTATACCGGGGATGGGCTTATTATTTCCACTCCGACCGGCTCCACCGCCTATTCTCTCGCCGTGGGCGGACCTATTCTAAGTCCAACCATGAGGGCGATAATCGTATCGCCTATTTCCCCCTTTTCCCTGACCAGCCGTCCTCTGGTGTTTCCTCCCGATGTCGCGCTGGAAATCCGCCTTCGCTCCGAGCATGGCAACGCCATGTTGACCATCGACGGGCAAGTAGCCAGTGAATTCAGCCCCACCGGCACTGTCAGAATCACCCGCGCCGAACATTTTGCCAAACTGGTCCGCTTTAAAGAGAACTCCTTTTATGATATACTCCGGCGCAAACTCCATTGGGGCAAACTGCCGGTGGTCGATTATCGGAAAACCGATTTTAAAGAATAACTCCGTTTTAACCGGGCTCAAAAGAAAGGGGAGAACTATGAACACAGAGAAACGACCGGGCGGCGGTGAGACAATTGCGGCGGCATTGATGCTTGGGATTGCGCTTATTGTCTGCGCCTTTGTCGCAAAATCGGCATTAGTCACGGTCAAAGGATTTGGCCGCACCATCTCTGTCACCGGCGCAGCGTCAAAACCGATAACATCTGATTTTGCGCTATGGGAAGGAAAGATTCAGTCCTCGGCAGCAGCTCTTGAAAATGCCTATGCCAAAATCGAAAAGGGTCTTTCGGAAACGCGCGCCTTTATGGCGAACGCCGGATTTGGCGAAAAAGATTATGATATTGGCGCCGTGCAGATGAATCGATACCAGGATAGGGAAACGGGGGCCGTCACCTACTACCTGGTCAGTACCATCAAAGTCCAGTCTTCAGATATCGAGAGGATTAAATCGTTATCTGTTAATGCCGCTTCCCTAATAGAAAAAGGGGTCGAGTTCGTTTCCCAGACTCCTCGCTTTATCTGTACCAAGACAGATGAAGTCAAAATCGAAATGATTAAAGCGGCGACAGAAAATGCCCAGCTCCGCGCCCGGGAGTTGGCGGAATCAACCGGAAGGAAAATCGGCGCCCCAACCTCGGCGCGCGTCGGCGTTTTTCAGATTCGCCCTCGCAACTCTCAGGAAGTTTCCGATTACGGCGTCAATGACGTAACCTCTATAGAAAAGGAGATTGTTTGCACTGTTCAGGCAAGTTTCCTGATAGAGTAGAGGTCTCCAGACCGAAAAATCGCTTGCCAAGCCGGCGCTAATAATGTAAATTTGCGCCCGCTCTACCGGATATGCCACTAAAATTCCGGTGTAAATTTGCCACCGCGGGAGTAACTCAGTTGGCTAGAGTCACAGCCTTCCAAGCTGTTGGTCGCGGGTTCGAGCCCCGTCTCCCGCTTTTTTTATGGGCTTAATTGTCTATTTGCCCGGGGCATCACTGATTCGCTCTCCAAAGAAAATTGTACATTTTTTGAGCAAGCCGCTCAAGTTTGCGCATAACTTGACGACATATATGGAGTTAGGCGATTTCACGGGTGAGGGATTCTCCCCATCCTGTATCTAATGGGAGAACTGTCAGATGCCAAAGCGGGCGAAAATAATTCTTGACAGGGTTGTTGGGGGATATATATTTAGGGCTCGCTTATTTGGCGAGGTACGCCTTTTTTTGTTAAAAAGGAAATCTAAGGCCCAAGTAGCTCAGTTGGTAGAGCACGTCCTTGGTAAGGACGAGGTCACCAGTTCAATCCTGGTCTTGGGCTTGTGAAAATATTTTTTTTGGAGGGTGTTCGCACCTATGGCGAAGGAGAAATTTGTACGGACGAAGCCGCATGTTAATGTAGGTACGATTGGTCATGTGGATCATGGTAAGACGACGTTGACGGCGGCGATGACGATGGTTTTGAGTCGTCGGGGTTTGTCGAGTGTTCGGACGTTTGATTCGATTGACAATGCTCCGGAGGAGCGGGAGCGGGGGATAACGATCGCGACGGCGCATGTGGAGTATGAGACGGAGAAGCGTCATTATGCTCATGTTGACTGTCCGGGACATGCCGATTATGTAAAGAACATGATTACGGGTGCGGCCCAGATGGATGGGGCGGTATTGGTGGTGAGCGCGTCGGATGGTCCGATGCCGCAGACGCGGGAGCATATTTTATTGGCTCGTCAGGTGGGGGTTCCGTATATCGTGGTATTTATGAACAAGGTAGATATGGTAGATGATCCGGAGTTATTGGATTTGGTGGAGTTGGAGGTACGGGATTTACTGACGAAGTATCAGTTTCCTGGGGATGAGATACCGGTGATTCGTGGGAGCGCTTTGCAGGCGATGATGGCGGGGGCGAATTCGGAGGTAAAGGATGATCCCAGTTTTAAGTGTATATATGATTTATTGAAGGCCTTGGATGATTACATACCGGAGCCGAAGCGGGAGAAGGACAAGCCGTTTTTGATGCCGGTTGAGGATGTTTTTTCGATAACGGGTCGTGGGACGGTAGGGACGGGTCGAATTGAGCGCGGGGTGGTGAAGATAGGTGACGAGTTGGAGCGGGTGGGGATAAAGGAGACGCGCAAGACGGTATGCACGGGGGTTGAGATGTTTCGTAAGATTATGGACACGGGTGAGGCTGGTGACAATGTGGGTTTGTTGTTGCGCGGTATCGACAAGGAGGAGTTGGAGCGGGGGATGGTTTTGGCGAAGCCCGGTTCGATCACGCCGCATCGGAAGTTTAAGGCGGAGGTATATGTATTGAGTAAGGAAGAGGGGGGTCGTCACACGCCGTTTTTCAATGGATATCGTCCGCAGTTTTATTTTCGGACGACGGATGTAACGGGTTCGATCCAGTTGCCGTCGGGTGTCGAGATGGTGATGCCTGGGGACAACATCCAGATGGATGTGGAGTTAATCACGCCGATCGCGATGGAGAAGGAGTTGCGGTTTGCGGTTCGCGAGGGCGGACGCACTGTCGGCGCCGGCGTCGTCACCGAAATTATTGAGTAATTTTTGAAGCGAGTCTATTAATATGCCAAGAGAACAGATTACCTTGTCCTGCAACGATTGCAAAAGACGCAATTACAATTTGACCAAAAATAAAAGAACGCATCCGGAACGGGTCGAATACAAAAAATACTGCCCTTTCTGCAACAAGCATACCATGCACAAAGAGACGAGGTAGGGACATATATAAATTTCAGGCCAGTAGCTCCAACGGCTAGAGCGCCGGTCTCCAAAACCGGAAGCTGGGGGTTCGAATCCCTCCTGGCCTGCTGAAATGAAGGTAAACGATGTTAGAGAAGATTGTCAGGTTCTTCAAGGAAGTTCGGGCGGAGTTGACCAAAGTAACCTGGCCCACCCGCCAGGAACTTATCGGTTCCACCATAGTTACGATAGTGGTGACGGTAATAATTTCGGTGTTCATTGGCATTGTTGACCGTCTCCTGACGCTGGCGACGAAAGCGATTTTTGGATAAGGAAACTGAATCTATGGCTTTGCGCTGGTATGTGGTTCATACCTATTCCGGACATGAGCAGAAGGCAAAGAGATATCTTGAGTCTGCCGTGGAAAACTCCGGATTAAAAGAGATGTTCGGCCGCATTCTCATTCCGACCGAACAGGTAACGGAGATGAAACAGGGCAAGCGGTCCACATCTACCAAGAAATTCCTCCCCAGTTATATTCTGGTCGAGATGGAATTGAATCGGGAGACCCAGAATCTGGTGGTATCGACACCCAGCGTCACCAACTTTGTCGGCGCCGCCGGTAAGCCGCATCCCCTCAAAGAAGATGAGGTGGAGCGGATTATCGGCCAGATTGATCGCTCCCGCACCGCCGAGGTATCTGATGTGCCGTATCAGGCGGGCGATGCCGTGAAAGTTATCGATGGCCCCTTTGCCGATTTCTCCGGATTTGTCAGCGAAATCAATATGGAGCGGAAAAAAATTAAAGTTATGGTCTCTATTTTTGGTCGTCCTACGCCCGTGGAGCTCGATTACCTTCAGGTGGAATCGGTCAAGCAGAAATAACAGTTATTCTGGAGATAGTAAATTGGCTAAGAAAGTACAAACCGTAATAAAGTTGCAGATACCGGCAGGTAACGCCAATCCGGCGCCCCCGGTCGGTCCCGCTCTCGGTCAGCACGGGGTTAATATTATGGAGTTCTGCAAAGCCTTCAATGCGCAGACTCAGCATCTGGGCGGCATTACCACTCCCGTGGTTATTACTGTATATACCGACAAATCATTCAGTTTCGTGACCAAGACCCCGCCGGCATCGGTGCTTTTGGTGAAAGCGGCCGGACTGCAGAAGGGCTCGGGCGAGCCGAACCGTAATAAAGTCGGAAAAGTTTCCCTGCAGCAGGTGCGCGAAATCGCCCAGCTGAAAATGGTGGATTTAAACGCCGCCACCCTCGAGACTGCCATGTCCATGGTGGCCGGCACCGCCCGCTCCATGGGTATTGAAGTAGAAGGTTGAGTTTTATAATACTGCCCCAAAGGCAGGTTCGTTAAGACCTCGTCGGTTCCAGAAACCGAAGGAGGGAGAATAGGAGTATATGAAGCATTCAAAACGTTACAAATCTCTCCGGGAGAAAGTCGACCCCACCAAACAGTATCCGCTTCAGGAGGCTGTTAAGATTCTCAAGGAGAATAGCCACACCAAATTCGATGAATCAATCGAGGTTGCGGCGCGTCTGGGCGTTGACCCCAAGCATGCCGACCAGTTGGTTCGCGGCACCGTGGCTCTCCCGCACGGCACCGGAAAGAAAGTCCGCGTGCTGGTTTTTGCCGTGGGGGAGAAAGAAACCGAAGCGAAAGAAGCGGGCGCTGATTATGTCGGCTCCGATGACCTGGTGGCAAAAATCCAGGGCGGTTGGCTCGATTTTGATGTCGCCGTCGCTACCCCGGATATGATGAAGGTAATCGGTAAGCTGGGGAAAATATTAGGCACGCGGGGCTTGATGCCGAATCCAAAAGCCGGCACGGTTACCCTGGACATCGGGCGAACCGTGCGCGAACTGAAAGCCGGTAGAATTGAATACCGGGTGGACCGTCAGGCAAATGTCGCCGCCGCCGTGGGAAAAGTCTCTTTTTCCGAAGAGGCTATCGCCGAAAATATCAAGACTTTTGTTGACGCCCTTATGCGCGCCAAACCGGCCTCAGCCAAGGGGCAATATCTTAAAGCGTTATCTGTTTCATCGACCATGGGAATCGGCATTAAGCTCGACTATCAGTCTCTGGTCGCAGACATGAAGAAATGATTGGAGTGAATATGCCTAAACCGGACAAAATGGAATCTGTAACCGAGATGAAGCAGCTCTTGCAGGACTCGAAATCCGTATTCGTGACCGATTATGCCGGGTTCAATGTCGAGGATATTACCCGGTTGCGAAAGAATCTTCGGGAAAACCGGATCAAATACTTGGTCGCCAAGAATACGCTGATAAGAATCGCCGCCAAAGAAACCGGCCACGAAAGTATTAATAACCACCTGGCGGGTCAGACGGCGTTGGCTTTCGGCTTTGATGACCCCTCGGTGCCGGCAAAAATCCTTTACAACTCCTTTAAAGAGAAGGAACGGCCGGTCATAAAAGCCTTTGTCGTGGATAAGCAATTTTTCAGCGGTAAAGAGATCGTTCGTCTGGCTGAGTTGCCGTCGCGAGAGATGCTTCTTTCGATGGTTCTTTCGGCCATCGAAGCTCCGGCCAGCAATCTGGTCAGCTCACTTGATGCCATGTTTCAGGAGCTTCTGGGAACGATAGATGCCCTGGCGAAAACCAAAAGCGCGTAAAATCGGGGTTTATTTGCGGTCAGGCAAGTCATGCTTCTAAACGGAACGCCCCTTCCGTTTGATTTGAAACTGACGGCGCGGTAGAAATAGATAGAACAGCAATAAGTAAATGAAAGGATAGAACTGTGGCTTCCGAAAATGCAGTGATTAATGACATTGTCGAAAAGATTGCCTCTCTTTCGGCGATGGACCTGGCAGAGCTTTCCAAAGCGATTCAGGACA
The DNA window shown above is from Candidatus Zixiibacteriota bacterium and carries:
- a CDS encoding NlpC/P60 family protein — protein: MKPLLLLLALIIVAASCRPNPRYRVGELPPRESADTTVVTEEDSYRQWREKNRMPSLRSADLIELGRVIQWYLGRPYKPATRHDRGLDCSRFTMEVFRKFNGTELPRSSEEQFRTGRSVNRDRLQFGDLVFFKIDGRQISHVGIFIDYGEFIHASESTGIMISRFDDEYWRRRYAGARRILY
- the uvrC gene encoding excinuclease ABC subunit UvrC, which produces MKDDNLNLKLKNLPDAPGVYLFRDKERKIIYIGKAKSLRNRVRTYFQAGQRHDTKTARLVSVIDDFDLLVTDSEIEAMILEANLVKEHKPRYNVNLKDDKHFPYIKVTVNEPFPRILVVRRLAKDGARYFGPFTSAKGMRKTIKFLSNLFRIRSCNLTIPHPSGKLQKVCLDYHIGRCGGPCEGLQTEKEYRQQVESVLMYLSGKSETLISELKRQMESHSRRMKFEEAGRVRDQITALESVRQKQKVDAGVVIDRDIIAFAREASDTVAVVLQIREGILIGRQDFQLASEAEETDEEVLSSFVRQYYNNQPNLPDNIYLPLTIPDAPLIARWLSEVREKKVTVHTPLKGEKLRLVDMAAANARLLLDELLIQKKAFKERLSGAVQALKSDLRMEHSPRTIACVDISNTGATDAVGSLVYFDNGKPRKSEYRHFKIKEIKGQDDFAMMREVVGRYFYRLKQEKKEPPDLLVVDGGKGQLNSVLKELASLGFTHQQILGLAKRLEEVYLPGNSEPLTIPKSSPGLALLKRLRDEAHRFAVEYNRHVRSRRTIKSALDALEGIGPKRRDLLLKQFGSVKGIKDASLTDLLAVKGLPKGLAEKIHRTYHPAAN
- the xseA gene encoding exodeoxyribonuclease VII large subunit, encoding MPSTEEKIFTVTAITRAIRYTLEETFPSIWVEGEISNYLHHSSGHRYLSLKDENAALKVTIWRSAGQYLKFEPEDGMKVRVFGDITVYEKGGSYQLNARKIVPVGVGELEVAFRQLYERLQKEGLFEPSRKKPLPEYPLKVGIVTSPTGAAIRDIIQIARRRNDAVQLVIYPAQVQGEGAPQTLIAGIEYFNSRDDIDIVIVGRGGGSLEDLWAFNDESLVRAIAASKKPVVSAVGHEIDITLSDLVADLRAPTPSAAAELVIWDKKEFLRFLTDSLIALRRLLSEMTLSRRERLAQLISRPVFVRPESMIREKEQSLDFLRKHLEGAGKLLLEKEKNRLSLLLSRLESLSPLAILSRGYAVIKNVPSGIPVKSIEGLKIDGLVETVLKDGSAVAQIKEIK
- the xseB gene encoding exodeoxyribonuclease VII small subunit yields the protein MTSRKKFKDFETALSRLEEITAKLESGDSTLEEAIALYTEGMEIAAFCTGKLAEAEKKIVALKKIDNSLTEVSFETEPSPGNSTGDDNED
- a CDS encoding polyprenyl synthetase family protein, translating into MKTEPASIGMDYLEQKRRRIDQLLDHYLPSEKLYPQKLHQALRYSVLAGGKRIRPILALMAYESFGGRNEEIINPAACAIEFVHTYSLIHDDLPCMDDDDLRRGMPTLHRKFDEATAVLAGDALHDLAFQLLAQTGNPRVVSELAEAIGTFGMLGGQMADVEAEGKDISFEQISYIHTHKTGSLIRGSLRIGGILAGISEESLVKLTQYGERVGLAFQIIDDILDVEGDQRKLGKNIGSDCKNKKATYPGTVGMEKARLDADRLIDEAIAISEELPLKDNHFAFIARYIGQRES
- the dxs gene encoding 1-deoxy-D-xylulose-5-phosphate synthase; this translates as MGLLDKIKDSSDISQLDETTLVELAEEIRQEIISVVAETGGHLASNLGAVELTLALHHCFKIPEDKIIWDVGHQCYVHKMLTGRRDRLRTLRQYNGLAGFPKREESPADPFGAGHASTAISAALGFAASRDNLGENYQVVAVVGDGALTGGLAYEGLNNAGASKKNLLVILNDNNMSISKNVGAISKYLTNIMADQRFNKLRNEVWELTGKFKRRDKIRTIVSNLEDSIKGLFVPGYLFDKLGFRYFGPIDGHDLPLLIKTINQIKDLSGPKMLHIATVKGKGYPPAEADAMKYHGVGAFDKITGKANPTAGLPQYTTVFGETMLELAAADKRVIAVTAAMTSGTGLSKFAEKFPERFYDVGIAEAHASCFAAGLAASGSRPFVAIYSTFLQRAYDQVIHDIALQKLPVVFCIDRAGLVGEDGPTHHGCFDIAYLSAVPKMTIMAPKDGDEFRSMLFLALKRNLEGPCAIRYPRASVPKPMTNIIEDIEWGRWEKIQTSGDTVLIAYGTMVTIAREVAEILKEEKELAIINARFVKPLDYDTLEYCLDTYRNIITVEEAAAGGGLGQAVGGYLATRGFRGRFESFAIPDEFIHHGNRKILLEDIGLTADAVAEFVRKFQSPRRTFLQKITFRKGAAAELPARAAGNGVQQKHLFK
- a CDS encoding NAD(+)/NADH kinase produces the protein MACNKNISSNNMRFAIIANLQRPDANDTVVAAINWCLKNKHEVCLCDDIAGDIKINVDTCPRSELSRCADIIISMGGDGTILASVRTLGHNSLPILGINLGSLGFLTQITADRMSEALDRIARGDYKIEDRMVLKTEVINDNQPQSPYALNDVVIDKGNISRVINLSLYADGEYISSYTGDGLIISTPTGSTAYSLAVGGPILSPTMRAIIVSPISPFSLTSRPLVFPPDVALEIRLRSEHGNAMLTIDGQVASEFSPTGTVRITRAEHFAKLVRFKENSFYDILRRKLHWGKLPVVDYRKTDFKE